A genomic window from Commensalibacter oyaizuii includes:
- a CDS encoding plasmid mobilization protein — MEKRSKTIAIRVTQDEYEKLQKIKTKARLAEWMRERCLLERYAVKKYDPDLVYEVNKIGVNINQITKALHLNPTHQTQKIINELKLLNEKLDRIIEYRCW; from the coding sequence ATGGAAAAACGAAGTAAGACCATCGCTATTCGGGTAACCCAAGATGAATATGAAAAACTACAAAAAATAAAAACAAAAGCTCGTTTAGCAGAATGGATGCGTGAACGTTGTTTATTGGAAAGATATGCTGTTAAAAAATATGATCCCGATCTTGTTTATGAAGTTAACAAAATTGGTGTGAATATTAATCAAATCACCAAAGCTCTTCATTTAAATCCGACCCATCAAACTCAAAAAATCATTAATGAACTAAAGCTTTTAAATGAAAAACTAGATAGGATTATAGAATATCGATGCTGGTAA